From Anopheles coluzzii chromosome 3, AcolN3, whole genome shotgun sequence, the proteins below share one genomic window:
- the LOC120956188 gene encoding uncharacterized protein LOC120956188 — protein MASNQDKKSGLMSHAISRLYKQRLEEVERELLLAQQPEPPTADDRARDAVPVQFEDVPMPMEVIDDAAPLSESEEEGTTNASSGEDTDVEDIQVEVEMPDHPYGDLSCEDGLRMWALQTGQTHRSLNLLLGHLRHHFPQTKLPRDARTLMNTPVSGAPETALTPIAGGQLWYQGVEKCLLSYFRDCQPTQEGFELKIFVDGLPLHKSSRTQFWPILMQAHNVPHTPVMTVAIFCGESKPLFVQEFLQPFVDEMNRLYVTGLTIKSRSYWVEARAIIADAPARAFIKGVKSHNAYSACMKCTIVGELEGHRMYFRYGEQCAPRNHKNFCDDKYPTHVNNPTPFTSLLGCDIVDDFVSAEDMHLIYKGVEAKLLHLWINGFPGVACYLPRRQQREVSAHLRLLRLPSDYQRKLRDLRYIHLWKASEYRMFLLVAGFVVLKDRLIDAAYQHFMLLMMAVTFMSTTYHRAKWELADSYLHRFVAAYGDLYSPVLMNSNVHNLLHVYNDVCRFDGLKNISAFIFEAFLHDLKKLVHSGRHSLVQAVHRLLELQHVIVAKRQQNKPVDEPSVRTVGVDTITTVRQGFALRKNFRDQWFMTNSGEVVRYETATKTGKDVTVQGYAFFKQVPAFTEPCLSTEANIYSANMVDLNKGELQHYASSTLMCKVAAVETEQEGVLMFVPLTHTYIC, from the exons ATGGCCTCAAATCAGGACAAGAAAAGTGGCTTGATGTCCCATGCAATTTCCCGGCTCTACAAGCAGCGTCTGGAGGAAGTGGAAAGGGAACTCCTTCTTGCCCAGCAGCCAGAACCTCCGACTGCGG ATGACCGAGCGCGTGATGCTGTGCCAGTGCAGTTTGAAGATGTTCCGATGCCCATGGAAGTGATCG ACGATGCTGCTCCGCTTAGCGAAAGCGAGGAGGAAGGTACGACCAACGCAAGCAGCGGCGAGGATACAGACGTGGAGGATATCCAGGTCGAGGTGGAAATGCCAGACCATCCGTACGGAGATCTTTCGTGCGAGGATGGCTTGAGGATGTGGGCCCTGCAAACTGGACAAACTCATCGGAGTTTGAACCTTTTGCTGGGCCATTTGCGACATCACTTCCCCCAGACCAAATTGCCACGAGATGCACGGACGTTGATGAACACGCCTGTGTCCGGAGCACCGGAGACAGCCCTTACACCCATCGCAGGTGGGCAGCTGTGGTACCAGGGTGTGGAAAAATGCCTGCTTTCATATTTTCG CGATTGTCAGCCAACCCAGGAGGGGTTCGAGTTGAAAATTTTTGTGGATGGCCTACCCCTGCACAAGAGCAGTCGGACCCAATTTTGGCCAATTCTCATGCAGGCTCATAACGTTCCACATACTCCTGTAATGACGGTTGCTATATTCTGTGGCGAATCAAAACCGTTATTCGTCCAGGAGTTTTTGCAGCCGTTTGTGGACGAAATGAACAGACTGTATGTGACAGGTCTGACAATTAAATCCCGCTCTTACTGGGTGGAAGCGCGTGCAATAATTGCAGACGCTCCGGCACGAGCATTTATTAAAG gtGTTAAATCGCATAATGCGTACAGCGCCTGCATGAAGTGCACAATCGTTGGTGAGTTGGAAGGACACCGGATGTACTTCCGGTATGGTGAACAATGCGCGCCTCGGAACCACAAGAATTTTTGTGACGACAAATATCCAACACATGTCAACAACCCTACGCCCTTTACGAGTCTATTAGGTTGCGATATCGTTGACGATTTTGTGTCAGCCGAAGACATGCACTTAATATACAAGGGCGTAGAGGCAAAGTTGCTACATTTGTGGATAAATGGCTTCCCTGGCGTTGCTTGTTACTTGCCACGTCGCCAGCAACGTGAAGTGTCGGCGCACTTGCGTCTGTTAAGGCTGCCTTCAGATTACCAACGTAAACTGCGCGACCTGCGATACATCCATCTCTGGAAAGCTTCGGAGTACAGGATGTTTCTGTTGGTTGCCGGTTTCGTTGTTCTGAAGGATAGACTTATCGATGCAGCGTACCAACACTtcatgttgttgatgatggctGTGACGTTCATGTCCACCACGTACCATCGCGCTAAATGGGAACTGGCTGATTCATATTTGCATAGGTTTGTGGCAGCCTATGGAGATCTGTACAGCCCGGTTCTCATGAATAGCAACGTGCATAACTTGCTGCACGTTTACAATGATGTTTGCAGGTTCGATGGGCTTAAAAACATATCAGCCTTCATTTTTGAGGCATTTTTGCATGACCTCAAAAAGTTGGTGCATTCCGGGAGGCACAGCCTGGTACAAGCGGTCCATCGTCTGCTGGAACTGCAACATGTCATTGTTGCCAAgcgtcagcaaaacaaaccggtGGACGAACCATCGGTGCGCACGGTTGGTGTCGACACCATAACGACCGTGCGGCAGGGCTTCGCGCTGCGAAAAAACTTTCGCGATCAATGGTTTATGACCAACTCGGGCGAGGTGGTCCGTTACGAAACGGCCACAAAAACAGGCAAGGACGTTACGGTGCAGGGGTACGCGTTTTTCAAACAGGTGCCTGCCTTTACGGAACCTTGCCTTTCAACGGAGGCGAATATTTACTCTGCCAACATGGTAGATTTGAATAAGGGTGAACTGCAACACTACGCCAGCAGCACGCTGATGTGCAAGGTAGCTGCAGTGGAAACGGAACAGGAAGGGGTGTTAATGTTTGTACCGTTGACACACACTTACATTTGCTag